A section of the Fusarium falciforme chromosome 8, complete sequence genome encodes:
- a CDS encoding TLC domain-containing protein — MTENHASSSTTATTTTQPAMSGSEPFPLLNTANDQLHQRRFAPSSSVSNTTATEASISDARRRRKSSALGGEIRGDTGAPALASSRASLDAVDKSGQSGHKRLSKRRRARGLLARARQTMIKHTFVLPAVLTLCFLAGYAINPTESNPIHHFIFLSYKLPQDDPNEPAQYGKGRWDIAFVAFYTIVLSFTREFIMQELLSPLARWYNLSRGKKARFMEQVYTAIYFGVLGPFGLWVMSHTPVWYFNTRGMYEGFPHQTHLAPVKFYYLFEAAYWAQQAIVLVLGMEKPRKDFKELVGHHIVTLGLIGLSYRFHFTYIGLAVYVTHDISDFFLATSKTLNYIDSPLVGPYFGVFMVAWIYLRHYLNLKIIWSLLTEFETVGPFELNWETQQYKCRLSQVITTALLSSLQALNIFWLFCIVRIAWRFVSQNQLGDDRSEDEDEGEDGEEEDVPAPAPKANGHANGHANGHANGHVNGKAVSNGNAKH, encoded by the exons ATGACGGAGAATCacgcatcatcatcaacgacggcgacgacaacCACACAACCAGCCATGTCAGGCTCAGAGCCCTTCCCCCTGCTGAACACGGCAAACGACCAGCTGCACCAGCGTCGCTTCGCACCCAGCAGCTCCGTCAGCAACACCACAGCCACCGAAGCATCCATCAGCGACGCGCGGAGGCGGCGCAAGAGCAGTGCCCTCGGGGGCGAGATCCGCGGCGACACGGGTGCCCCGGCATTGGCCTCGAGTCGTGCCAGTCTCGATGCCGTTGACAAGAGCGGCCAG TCTGGCCACAAGCGACTCTCCAAGCGCCGACGTGCTCGCGGTCTCCTTGCTCGAGCTCGCCAGACCATGATCAAGCACACCTTCGTCCTCCCGGCTGTTCTCACCCTGTGCTTCCTCGCCGGATACGCCATCAACCCTACCGAGTCCAACCCTATCCACcacttcatcttcctctcgtACAAGCTGCCTCAGGACGACCCCAACGAACCTGCTCAGTATGGAAAGGGTCGCTGGGATATCGCTTTTGTCGCCTTCTATACCATTGTCCTGTCTTTCACCCGCGAGTTCATTATGCAGGAGCTCCTCTCGCCGCTCGCTCGCTGGTACAACCTCAGCCGTGGCAAGAAGGCCCGCTTCATGGAGCAGGTGTACACGGCCATCTACTTTGGTGTCTTGGGTCCTTTTGGCCTCTGGGTCATGAGCCATACTCCCGTGTGGTACTTCAACACCCGCGGCATGTACGAGGGGTTCCCCCACCAGACCCATCTGGCTCCTGTCAAGTTCTACTACCTCTTTGAGGCTGCCTACTGGGCTCAGCAGGCTATTGTCCTCGTCCTGGGTATGGAGAAGCCACGCAAGGATTTCAAGGAGCTTGTTGGTCACCACATTGTCACTCTGGGACTCATTGGCCTCAGCTACCGCTTCCACTTCACTTACATTGGCCTGGCCGTCTATGTCACTCACGACATTAGCGACTTCTTCCTGGCTACCTCCAAGACGCTCAACTACATCGACTCTCCCTTGGTGGGCCCTTACTTTGGTGTCTTCATGGTGGCCTGGATCTACCTCCGTCACtacctcaacctcaagatcATCTGGTCTCTACTGACCGAGTTCGAGACTGTCGGTCCCTTTGAGCTGAACTGGGAGACGCAGCAGTACAAGTGTCGCCTGAGCCAGGTCATCACCACCGCTCTGCTCTCTTCCCTCCAGGCCCTCAACATCTTCTGGCTGTTCTGCATCGTTCGCATTGCATGGCGCTTCGTCAGCCAGAACCAGCTTGGGGATGACCGatccgaggatgaggatgagggtgaggatggtgaggaggaagatgtaCCTGCCCCGGCCCCCAAGGCCAACGGTCATGCGAATGGCCACGCCAACGGTCACGCCAACGGCCACGTCAACGGCAAGGCCGTCTCGAATGGCAACGCAAAGCACTAG
- a CDS encoding Enhancer of mRNA-decapping protein 3 gives MANQFIGLHMRVVLREPADCQLTGTVRDVQAGSGLTLTNVFVTGTKEWRPQMHIDAANIADLSEIKTDDAPATDAPAPAFSQPPSQPTFVDPAILSLARPPASATPSGSDGKFIGLEDGRPELHAVQPIAALSTPGRPTPDRDLSGSVSNLAVTEPVPGLTDDKSVGPRDAPSTKKKNRRSRQSKQGKGQRIEEDGQPVDGSPASGRGKGWRQTPILQSTASFQPFNSLKRNGKGRKGVFDNGWASEDVTEEMGDFDFENNLAKFDKRTIFDQMRKEDQIDDASRLVSHNRRPKPGTAGGKNLHYTENVLDMPPTTGKNADFWNSEADDGLNEADRLSARDIRSGQSNRRADSKSGPSRRSQSRKASAVAAPGGIPLSRVNSGQGQPPGLYLVPSHRRLETVSALQMLNLENIAANEVGLSEQLMAENGGRGIAEVAFKALSDPAIKVRFGLAGANPSASAVLSSPAVVILAGNNKSGIRAIAAARHLRNKNVNVMVCLVGIERERDLLEDLRQQIQLYRAFGGKILSKSDLFEHLRKNASSGSPVSTALIIDALLGLTISFEELRTGDQATVYELMEWANRNEAFVLSVDVPTGIDPTTGKVAVIDGSRLFVKPRYVVAMGAPKRGLLEAVTPPGEDDPEYLSNAAHEDEWRLFIADIGLGSAVWRKAGTKIRRGIDFDEKWVLEMKYRDGQQEETDYEEE, from the exons ATGGCAAATCAATTCATCGGCCTGCACATGCGGGTGGTGCTCCGCGAGCCCGCGGACTGTCAACTCACGGGGACAGTGAGAGATGTTCAGGCGGGCAGCGGCCTCACCTTGACGAATG TATTCGTCACAGGGACCAAGGAATGGCGCCCCCAAATGCACATCGATGCCGCCAATATTGCTGATCTGTCCGAGATCAAGACGGACGATGCGCCTGCTACGGATGCTCCTGCCCCTGCCTTTTCGCAACCGCCATCGCAACCTACCTTTGTCGACCCTGCGATTCTCAGTCTGGCAAGGCCACCTGCGTCTGCGACGCCCTCGGGCTCGGACGGGAAATTCATCGGTCTGGAAGATGGAAGGCCAGAGCTACACGCTGTCCAACCCATTGCGGCGCTTTCCACACCAGGGCGACCTACCCCCGATCGTGACTTGTCCGGCTCAGTGAGCAACTTGGCTGTCACTGAGCCAGTCCCTGGATTGACCGATGACAAGTCTGTTGGGCCTCGGGATGCCCCATCAACTAAGAAGAAGAACCGGCGCTCTCGTCAGTCTAAGCAAGGAAAGGGCCAGCGTATTGAGGAAGATGGTCAGCCTGTCGATGGCTCGCCCGCTAGTGGCCGAGGCAAGGGTTGGAGGCAGACTCCTATTCTCCAGAGCACGGCGTCCTTCCAGCCATTCAACTCTCTGAAGCGAAACGGCAAGGGGCGAAAGGGGGTGTTTGACAATGGCTGGGCGTCTGAGGATGTCACTGAAGAGATGGGCGATTTCGATTTTGAAAATAATCTGGCCAAGTTTGACAAGCGCACCATCTTTGACCAGATGAGAAAGGAGGATCAGATCGACGATGCTAGCCGACTAGTATCCCACAACCGCCGACCAAAGCCTGGGACAGCAGGTGGCAAGAACCTGCATTACACGGAAAATGTTCTTGATATGCCACCAACAACTGGCAAGAACGCGGATTTTTGGAACAGCGAAGCGGATGACGGACTGAATGAGGCAGACAGACTATCAGCGCGGGACATACGGAGCGGCCAGAGCAATCGAAGAGCTGACAGCAAGTCGGGACCTTCGAGGAGATCACAGTCACGCAAGGCAAGTGCCGTTGCGGCGCCTGGTGGTATCCCACTGAGCCGCGTCAACTCCGGC CAAGGCCAGCCACCCGGTCTATACCTCGTCCCCTCTCACAGACGACTCGAAACCGTCTCGGCGCTGCAGATGCTGAATCTCGAGAACATTGCTGCGAACGAAGTTGGGCTGTCGGAACAGCTCATGGCAGAGAACGGAGGACGGGGTATTGCCGAGGTGGCCTTCAAGGCGCTGTCGGATCCTGCCATCAAGGTGCGGTTTGGGCTTGCTGGGGCTAATCCATCTGCCAGTGCCGTGCTGAGTAGTCCGGCCGTTGTGATACTGGCTGGCAACAACAAATCTGGCATCCGAGCGATCGCTGCAGCCAGACATCTGCGGAACAAGAACGTCAATGTGATGGTGTGCTTAGTGGGCATTGAACGCGAGCGAGACTTGCTGGAGGATCTCCGACAGCAGATCCAACTGTATCGGGCTTTCGGGGGTAAGATCCTCAGCAAGAGCGATCTCTTTGAGCACCTACGGAAGAACGCTTCGTCGGGATCACCTGTGTCAACCGCTCTCATCATCGATGCCCTTCTGGGGTTGACCATCTCCTTTGAGGAGCTGCGAACGGGAGACCAGGCCACCGTCTACGAACTGATGGAATGGGCAAATCGCAACGAGGCTTTCGTCCTTTCCGTTGATGTGCCGACAGGCATCGACCCTACTACTGGCAAAGTGGCAGTCATCGATGGCAGCCGTCTCTTTGTCAAACCGCGGTACGTGGTTGCGATGGGTGCACCAAAGCGCGGCTTGCTCGAAGCTGTGACGCCACCAGGCGAGGATGACCCTGAATACCTCAGCAATGCAGCACACGAGGACGAGTGGCGCCTTTTCATTGCCGACATTGGGCTAGGCAGCGCAGTCTGGCGAAAGGCCGGGACTAAGATCCGCCGCGGAatcgactttgacgagaagTGGGTGCTGGAGATGAAGTATCGGGATGGGCAGCAGGAGGAAACCGACTATGAGGAGGAATAG
- a CDS encoding ATP-dependent DNA helicase PIF1: MTVGILGLPIRSSPARGSLLLQAVQQLAHVHTSRPSSSPVFESMLARASDKYEANGPPQRSQSAKSFFPPSSPTKHNGDIRQQLKKPNAAAVSARTAQPFPKPFDSRSTNMNQPTVTRLAASAAGGSLASLYGGSNSFQQDPDVIDLTEADAIANSKAGVFFCENDFSDDDELDLDFKAPSALPVLPTATPSKPSNENMPPPPTSQASKPIDWSSSPVSHFLPPTRTTSVTSTTTNGSLKRESSGDKNLVDAPALKKAKKRVLPAHFKQQEPEEDEEDHVAKTPANKRKEFWNPTASAVKEQKKQFRNQRQQEQPTASNDLSMDEVQEITTSHSKAKGNFAISLSEEQRHVLDLVVNNNQSVFFTGAAGTGKSVLMRAIITELKKKYAKDPERVAVTASTGLAACNIGGITLHSFSGIGLGKEDVPTLVKKIRRNQKAKNRWLRTKCLIIDEVSMVDGELFDKLSQIGRTIRNNGRPWGGIQLIITGDFFQLPPVPDGGKRETKFAFDASTWATSIDHTIGLTQVFRQRDPTFANMLNEMRLGRISEDTVRAFKSLSRPLNFDDGVGTAELFSTRNEVEGSNERRLRELPGTVRRYDAMDIGKEEIRDKLLMNMMAPKSIDLKINAQVMLIKNLDESLVNGSLGKVIGFSDEKTFDMTSVDEFDDDDPMAKARRKLLKSFSREADTSSSGVKFPVVQFMATNGTSRVILCQPEEWKVELPNGEVQAKRTQLPLILAWALSIHKAQGQTLERVKVNLGRVFEKGQAYVALSRATTQDGLQVLGFEKSKVMAHPRVIQFYNQLYSAEDAIGKKPQSITDFVSNRLGAAPPKKAARQVVELDDEEEAMASYGY, encoded by the coding sequence ATGACGGTGGGCATTCTCGGCCTGCCCATACGATCCTCGCCGGCACGtggctctcttctcctccaagctGTGCAGCAGCTGGCTCATGTTCACACCTCCCGCCCTTCATCCTCTCCCGTCTTCGAATCCATGTTAGCCAGGGCCAGCGACAAGTACGAGGCCAACGGCCCTCCCCAGAGGAGCCAATCGGCCAAGTCGTTCTTCCCTCCAAGCAGCCCTACTAAGCACAATGGCGACATTCGCCAGCAACTCAAGAAGCCAAATGCTGCCGCTGTGTCGGCGAGGACCGCCCAACCTTTTCCGAAGCCTTTCGATAGTCGATCCACCAACATGAACCAGCCTACAGTGACCAGACTGGCGGCCAGTGCTGCCGGAGGCTCATTGGCCTCGCTATACGGAGGATCGAATTCGTTCCAGCAGGATCCCGACGTTATCGATCTCACCGAGGCGGATGCCATAGCCAACTCCAAAGCAGGCGTCTTCTTCTGCGAGAACGACTTtagcgacgatgacgagttgGATCTGGACTTTAAAGCCCCTTCAGCTTTGCCGGTGCTCCCAACAGCAACTCCTTCCAAGCCCTCCAACGAGAACATGCCCCCTCCACCGACATCACAAGCCTCGAAACCCATCGACTGGTCTTCGTCTCCTGTATCTCACTTTCTGCCACCGACGCGGACCACATCTGTGACCTCTACCACAACAAATGGATCTCTAAAACGCGAGTCGTCTGGCGATAAGAATTTGGTCGACGCCCCCGCTCTAAAGAAGGCGAAGAAGAGAGTTCTCCCTGCACATTTCAAACAGCAAGAAcctgaggaggatgaagaggaccATGTTGCCAAGACTCCGGCCAACAAACGGAAGGAGTTCTGGAATCCTACTGCTAGTGCCGTCAAGGAACAGAAGAAACAATTCCGAAACCAGCGTCAACAAGAACAGCCTACGGCAAGCAACGATTTGTCTATGGACGAAGTTCAGGAAATCACCACTTCGcactccaaggccaagggcaacTTTGCCATTTCTCTCAGCGAGGAACAGAGGCATGTATTGGATCTCGTTGTCAACAATAACCAGAGCGTCTTCTTCACCGGTGCTGCCGGAACAGGAAAGTCTGTGTTGATGagagccatcatcaccgaaCTGAAGAAGAAGTACGCCAAAGACCCTGAGCGAGTCGCCGTTACTGCCTCAACTGGACTTGCCGCGTGTAACATTGGTGGTATCACACTCCACAGCTTTTCAGGCATTGGCCTTGGCAAGGAAGATGTTCCGACTCTGGTCAAGAAGATCCGACGGAAccagaaggccaagaatcGTTGGTTGAGAACGAAATGCCTGATCATTGATGAAGTTTCAATGGTGGATGGAGAGTTGTTTGACAAGCTGTCTCAGATTGGGAGAACGATCCGCAACAATGGCAGGCCATGGGGTGGCATCCAACTCATCATCACGGGCGACTTTTTCCAGCTTCCACCTGTTCCTGACGGGGGGAAGCGCGAGACAAAGTTTGCCTTTGATGCATCCACCTGGGCAACCTCCATTGATCACACTATTGGACTCACACAGGTTTTCCGACAACGAGATCCAACGTTTGCCAACATGCTCAACGAGATGCGTCTGGGCAGAATCAGCGAAGATACGGTACGGGCTTTCAAATCTTTGTCAAGGCCACTCAACTTCGACGATGGCGTGGGCACTGCAGAGTTGTTTTCTACTCGAAATGAAGTTGAGGGATCCAACGAAAGGCGACTGAGAGAACTCCCCGGCACGGTCCGGCGGTATGATGCCATGGACATTGGCAAAGAAGAGATTCGGGACAAGCTGTTGATGAACATGATGGCGCCCAAGAGCATTGATCTGAAGATCAACGCGCAGGTGATGCTGATCAAGAACTTGGATGAGTCGTTGGTCAACGGTTCACTTGGCAAGGTCATCGGATTCTCAGATGAAAAGACGTTCGACATGACGTCGGTCGACGAGttcgatgacgatgatccTATGGCCAAGGCCCGAAGGAAGCTCCTCAAGTCATTCAGTCGCGAAGCTGACACAAGCTCGAGCGGCGTGAAGTTCCCAGTGGTGCAGTTCATGGCAACTAACGGCACATCACGGGTGATTCTCTGCCAGCCTGAAGAGTGGAAGGTCGAGCTACCAAATGGAGAGGTGCAAGCAAAACGCACCCAACTCCCCCTGATCCTGGCGTGGGCATTGTCAATTCACAAGGCACAAGGCCAGACTCTGGAGCGAGTCAAGGTCAACCTTGGTCGCGTCTTTGAGAAGGGCCAAGCCTATGTTGCTCTCAGTCGAGCAACGACCCAGGATGGTCTGCAGGTGCTGGGTTTCGAAAAGTCCAAGGTCATGGCTCACCCTCGAGTCATCCAATTCTACAATCAGCTGTACAGCGCTGAGGATGCAATTGGGAAAAAGCCACAGTCCATTACTGACTTCGTCTCGAACCGACTCGGGGCCGCACCCCCCAAGAAGGCAGCACGCCAGGTGGTGGAGCtggacgatgaggaagaggcgaTGGCGTCGTATGGTTATTGA
- a CDS encoding TauD domain-containing protein, with protein MTVNLTPFDVPGARIYHGNALPCGLQVQGDAPPVAESANALRELAESGRLQELLDRHGAVLIRGFGHASAKTFSDLVCAAEEARGYHPFEQIGLAGKRTQVAKNIWTANEGSPLTRFYQHNEYSRYTRFPSNIHFYCAKKAPKGGASPIAHSANVYEKVKAEIPELVEEVNKRGLGMKMVFRAPGKESKVNSFNWAGKFSFGQELTPGDDEATTRAKVEKQVRRLTDDFKWNEDGSLELTQHIPGLRRAPSSGRPVWFNGLVGRHGITRDIGALDPPYIGRDGMTYLPCVYGDDTPIPREYLDKLIDVIDKEEIHVVLEEGDILFVDNFQVSHGREPWEGDRQVLVSMWEGPTSIGVY; from the exons ATGACAGTTAACTTGACACCTTTCGATGTTCCCGGTGCCCGGATATACCATGGCAACGCCCTGCCATGTGGCCTCCAGGTCCAAGGCGATGCTCCCCCCGTCGCCGAGTCTGCCAATGCCCTACGCGAGCTTGCAGAGTCTGGGAGGTTGCAGGAGCTTCTGGATCGTCATGGCGCGGTGCTGATCCGTGGCTTTGGACATGCGTCGGCCAAGACTTTTTCGGATCTTGTTTGCGCTGCTGAGGAGGCGAGGGGATATCATCCATTTGAGCAGATTGGTTTGGCTGGGAAGAGAACTCAGGTGGCCAAGAATATTTGGACTGCGAATGAGGGATCTCCATTGACCCGTTTCTACCAGCACAATGAG TATTCACGATACACACGATTCCCTTCCAACATCCACTTCTACTGCGCAAAAAAGGCGCCCAAAG GAGGCGCCTCCCCCATAGCCCACAGCGCCAACGTCTACgaaaaggtcaaggccgagatcccAGAGCTGGTGGAAGAGGTCAACAAGCGCGGCCTAGGAATGAAGATGGTGTTTAGAGCTCCTGGGAAGGAGAGCAAGGTCAACTCGTTCAACTGGGCGGGCAAGTTTAGCTTTGGACAGGAGCTCACGCCGGGCGACGAtgaggcgacgacgagggccAAGGTGGAGAAGCAGGTTCGAAGGCTGACGGATGATTTCAAGTGGAATGAGGATGGAAGTCTTGAGCTGACGCAGCATATCCCTG GTCTTCGAAGGGCGCCTTCGAGTGGCAGACCAGTATGGTTCAATGGACTTGTGGGAAGACATGGTATTACTAGAGATATCGGTGCCCTGGATCCGCCCTACATTGGGCGAGACGGCATGACTT ACCTACCCTGTGTCTACGGCGATGACACACCAATTCCCCGAGAATATCTCGACAAGCTGATTGATGTCATTGACAAGGAAGAAATCCACGTTGTTCTCGAGGAAGGCGACATTCTCTTTGTCGACAACTTTCAGGTCTCTCACGGGAGGGAGCCTTGGGAGGGAGATAGACAGGTCTTGGTGTCCATGTGGGAAGGGCCGACTTCGATTGGAGTTTACTAG
- a CDS encoding Helo-like-N domain-containing protein: MEPVSLAFGVVSLGMQLVQTAAAIRERIDAYKSAAKELSTLSDKMDDIEAICYSLEAAFGCCEQAPKPWDTMLLKKLHRIMSDCRDKVSRLYDIINKITSSQSNRHIPLNTTGARFLQYRSSIRKCNDELDQSLTSLHLHMTTNILVMNMRPLPPACDSLSLNVTTATQVETKMKNSANSAVMKYRKSRTRQDVQTQTWDLSYSSLYRLERTKVRKVKQSKSSPATVQEETSFLIGSPLLGLYAKLSLQRGSLSPLSVSLQFPHIYTFASDSWFLTDIVRAFRMDSVGKLRHIFDQYSITPSTNLALVDSISNKTDTLLGLAISNKANRIHDFLIDQCPSLLHERRHLPLNYSMLYGPGPDEEDPDGSFARMVAYIDMRGDTLEPGEFSILLDSCSSSMHKSFLVDTCKQHFPGEWESFNGYLWNHIFHSFKQACYHSIVTMEEVDRDTIDGLADLTRQAISDGLDIHCSMPIHGQPRLGLDSALQRLVDFGLQEDDTLFYCHQWAEMLCQAGVDVDIYLEREMQAIGAAWDPYLWEGAYVRELKVKKYMGRNLPTWVMSFAATDAPELFSEFPHLVSLDSFGYIIPGKKTPGDVYHMPDGPKPHQGWKQVLQVPGGVVRPPLERWSLNWHRPPRPLDEEGRKMVEGLAYACDLMESRFERKRLKKLRKAGYMREFAPLRFKERIPGTWVE, translated from the exons ATGGAGCCTGTTTCTTTGGCTTTCGGTGTCGTCTCTCTAGGTATGCAGCTTGTCCAGACAGCTGCTGCCATCAGGGAACGCATCGATGCCTACAAGTCAGCGGCCAAAGAGCTATCAACCTTATCGGACAAGATGGACGACATTGAAGCCATATGCTACTCTCTTGAAGCAGCCTTCGGCTGCTGTGAGCAGGCACCCAAACCCTGGGATACCATGCTACTGAAGAAACTGCATCGCATCATGAGTGACTGCCGGGACAAAGTTTCACGGCTATacgacatcatcaacaagatTACTTCCTCTCAATCAAATAGGCACATACCTCTCAACACCACGGGAGCACGTTTTCTTCAGTACAGGAGTTCAATACGGAAATGCAACGACGAATTGGACCAGTCTCTCACTTCTCTCCACTTGCACATGACGACCAATATCCT AGTTATGAATATGCGACCACTACCACCAGCATGCGACTCACTCAGTCTGAATGTTACCACGGCCACACAAGTTGAAACCAAAATGAAGAACAGTGCCAACTCGGCGGTTATGAAGTACCGAAAAAGTCGAACCAGGCAAGACGTACAAACTCAGACGTGGGACTTATCATATTCCTCATTATATCGTCTCGAAAGGACAAAAGTACGAAAGGTGAAGCAGTCCAAGTCTTCCCCCGCTACGGTTCAAGAAGAGACCTCGTTCCTCATCGGTTCGCCACTTCTGGGACTGTACGCAAAGCTCTCACTCCAACGTGGATCGCTTAGTCCTTTATCCGTTTCACTGCAGTTTCCCCATATATACACCTTCGCCTCCGACTCGTGGTTCTTGACGGATATTGTAAGGGCTTTCAGAATGGACAGCGTTGGAAAGTTGCGACATATCTTTGACCAATACTCTATCACCCCTTCTACGAACTTGGCTTTGGTAGATTCAATCTCGAACAAAACTGACACACTGCTGGGG TTGGCCATTTCGAACAAGGCAAACCGCATTCACGACTTCCTGATCGATCAGTGTCCCAGCTTACTCCATGAACG GCGGCACCTCCCCCTCAACTATTCCATGCTTTATGGCCCCGGCCCAGACGAAGAAGATCCTGATGGTAGTTTTGCGCGTATGGTCGCTTACATCGACATGCGAGGTGATACCCTCGAGCCTGGTGAGTTCAGCATTCTGCTTGACAGCTGTTCGTCGTCGATGCACAAGAGTTTCCTCGTCGACACTTGCAAGCAGCATTTCCCAGGAGAATGGGAGTCCTTTAACGGATATCTCTGGAACCACATATTCCACTCTTTTAAGCAAGCATGCTACCACTCAATCGTTACTatggaggaggttgacaGGGATACAATAGACGGGCTAGCAGATCTTACACGACAAGCAATTTCTGATGGGTTAGATATCCACTGCAGCATGCCAATTCATGGGCAGCCACGCCTTGGACTGGACTCTGCTCTCCAAAGATTGGTTGATTTCGGCCTGCAAGAAGACGATACTCTCTTCTATTGTCATCAGTGGGCTGAGATGTTGTGCCAAGCGGGCGTCGATGTTGATATTTACCTCGAGAGAGAGATGCAGGCTATAGGTGCAGCCTGGGACCCTTACCTCTGGGAAGGGGCTTATGTCAGAGAGTTGAAGGTCAAGAAGTATATGGGCAGAAACCTTCCCACTTGGGTCATGTCATTTGCTGCCACGGATGCTCCTGAGTTGTTCTCAGAATTCCCTCACCTCGTCTCATTGGATTCCTTTGGGTACATCATTCCAGGCAAAAAGACTCCGGGAGATGTTTACCACATGCCAGATGGGCCCAAGCCACATCAGGGTTGGAAGCAAGTCTTGCAGGTACCTGGCGGAGTTGTTCGTCCACCTCTCGAGCGATGGTCGCTTAACTGGCACCGACCCCCAAGACCTTTGGATGAGGAAGGCAGGAAAATGGTCGAGGGGCTTGCGTATGCATGCGACTTGATGGAGAGCCGGTTCGAGCGAAAGAGACTGAAGAAGTTGCGCAAGGCTGGATACATGAGGGAGTTTGCTCCATTGAGGTTTAAAGAAAGAATCCCTGGGACGTGGGTGGAATAA